A window of Polaribacter litorisediminis contains these coding sequences:
- a CDS encoding Crp/Fnr family transcriptional regulator codes for MNNDLTINFGYLFEEDLINEINKIGVSKTFSSNTTIIEFGDYIKSMPLLLTGAIKIIREDEKGEELILYYLEKGDTCAMTLSCCMGQTKSKIRAVAETDVTLLMLPKENMAKWLGTYKTWQAFILQSYHNRMDELLEAVDTIAFLKMDERLFKYLKDKAMVNNNDELSTTHKQISEDLHTSRVVVSRLLKKLENEKKIKLFRNSIKVLEL; via the coding sequence ATGAATAACGATTTAACAATTAATTTTGGGTATTTATTTGAAGAAGATTTGATTAACGAAATCAATAAAATTGGTGTGTCAAAAACTTTTTCATCAAATACTACAATCATAGAATTTGGAGATTATATAAAATCCATGCCGTTATTACTTACCGGGGCAATTAAAATTATTCGGGAAGATGAAAAAGGAGAAGAATTAATTTTATATTATTTAGAAAAAGGAGATACCTGCGCTATGACCTTGTCTTGTTGTATGGGACAAACTAAAAGTAAAATTAGAGCCGTGGCAGAAACTGATGTAACCTTACTTATGTTGCCCAAAGAAAATATGGCAAAATGGTTAGGAACTTATAAAACTTGGCAAGCTTTTATTTTACAGAGTTATCATAATAGAATGGATGAACTTTTAGAGGCTGTAGATACGATTGCTTTTTTAAAAATGGATGAACGTCTTTTTAAATATTTAAAAGACAAAGCCATGGTGAATAATAATGACGAATTGTCAACTACACATAAGCAAATATCTGAAGATTTACATACCTCACGAGTTGTGGTTTCTCGATTGTTGAAAAAATTAGAAAACGAAAAGAAAATTAAATTATTTAGAAATAGTATCAAAGTGCTAGAACTGTAA
- a CDS encoding Tll0287-like domain-containing protein: MKYILLILMLIGFFSCKKSNEPSYAKKNLNQEIHPGKKLMESRCYVCHSPTGSHEDRIAPPMIAIKKHYISEGITKEAFIASMQNWIKNPTEENAKMRGAVRRFGVMPKQYFSEKNIQEISDYLFDNDIEEPEWFQEHFNEERGKGRGKGMNNGNGQGKGNGKIRGAMMNEANVNDKALPYSERGLKYALATKAVLGKNLMGKIQKEGTLAALTFCNTKAYALTDSMAVVHKASIKRVSDKPRNPNNKANKEELGYIQIFKNNIENNKESAPIVVESSDKVTVYYPIITNGMCLQCHGTPKEQISESTLASLKTLYPNDLAVGYDINEIRGIWNVSFNK, encoded by the coding sequence ATGAAATATATTCTACTTATTTTAATGTTGATAGGTTTTTTTAGTTGTAAAAAAAGTAACGAGCCGTCCTACGCAAAAAAGAATCTCAATCAAGAAATACATCCCGGAAAAAAATTAATGGAATCAAGGTGCTATGTTTGTCATAGTCCAACTGGTAGCCATGAAGATCGAATTGCACCACCGATGATTGCCATAAAGAAGCATTATATTTCTGAAGGTATTACAAAAGAAGCATTTATTGCTTCCATGCAAAATTGGATTAAAAATCCGACGGAAGAAAATGCAAAAATGCGGGGTGCGGTAAGGAGATTTGGAGTTATGCCCAAGCAATATTTTTCTGAAAAGAACATTCAAGAAATTTCGGATTACCTATTTGACAATGATATCGAAGAGCCAGAATGGTTTCAAGAGCATTTTAACGAAGAAAGAGGCAAAGGAAGAGGTAAAGGAATGAATAATGGAAATGGTCAAGGTAAAGGCAATGGTAAAATAAGAGGTGCCATGATGAACGAGGCAAATGTAAATGACAAAGCTTTACCATACTCAGAGAGAGGATTAAAATATGCACTGGCTACCAAAGCAGTTTTAGGAAAAAATTTAATGGGAAAAATTCAAAAAGAAGGCACTTTAGCGGCATTAACTTTTTGTAATACAAAAGCATATGCACTTACAGATAGCATGGCTGTTGTGCATAAAGCAAGTATTAAAAGAGTTTCCGATAAACCAAGAAACCCGAATAACAAAGCGAATAAAGAAGAATTAGGATACATTCAGATTTTTAAAAATAACATTGAAAATAATAAAGAATCAGCCCCTATTGTAGTAGAAAGTTCCGACAAGGTAACCGTATATTATCCGATTATAACGAACGGAATGTGTTTACAGTGTCACGGAACGCCAAAAGAACAAATATCAGAAAGTACATTGGCATCTCTTAAAACTTTATATCCAAATGATTTGGCAGTAGGATATGATATCAATGAAATTCGAGGTATTTGGAATGTTTCATT